In Leptospira sp. WS58.C1, a single genomic region encodes these proteins:
- a CDS encoding aspartate aminotransferase family protein — MSTGFAISQYPDVKGVYKQLHDLIRQPIRSIKKNEMEKYLQEYFEKKCSKSKTMIAEASEYIPGGVQHNLAFNYPFPLVFTKASGAHLYDLDGNKYIDFLQAGGPTVLGSNPTNIRKKVVQLLETTGPVTGLFHEYELRLAEKIVEHMPSVQMFRMLGSGTEACMASIRVARLATKKKNIVKMGGAYHGWSDQLAYGLRLPGTRHFESHGIPKHVFKYTQEFYPNDLNALERTLKRNRWRGGTAAVILEPIGPESGTRPIDMDFNKGVRELCDKYGALLIFDEVVTAFRIGLSGAQGYYGVTPDLTVFGKVVAGGYPSAGGLGGKKEYMKYLSAGLQTGVKKALIGGTMAANPLSSAAGYYTLLEIEKQKACEKAGRAGDRITAGLQKLIKKYNLPFVAFNQGSICHLETVGTMLLEIDIKKFWKIKSTIKEAHTRKKAMEEMGAAYMAEGIVTLAGSRLYTSAADTDAVIDDALKRFERVFQKVEGV, encoded by the coding sequence ATGTCTACCGGCTTCGCAATTTCTCAATACCCAGACGTAAAAGGGGTTTATAAACAACTTCATGACCTGATTCGCCAGCCAATTCGCTCCATTAAGAAGAATGAAATGGAGAAATACCTTCAGGAATATTTCGAAAAAAAATGCTCAAAGTCCAAGACCATGATCGCGGAAGCCTCGGAGTATATCCCCGGCGGCGTGCAGCATAATCTTGCTTTCAACTACCCCTTCCCTCTTGTTTTTACTAAAGCTTCCGGAGCACATTTATACGACTTGGACGGGAACAAATACATAGACTTCCTACAAGCCGGCGGTCCTACCGTGTTAGGAAGTAATCCAACGAATATTCGCAAAAAAGTGGTACAACTTCTAGAAACCACAGGACCTGTGACCGGCTTATTCCATGAATACGAGTTAAGACTTGCGGAGAAGATCGTTGAGCACATGCCTTCTGTGCAGATGTTCCGTATGTTAGGATCCGGAACGGAGGCTTGTATGGCATCTATCCGTGTCGCTAGGCTTGCCACTAAAAAGAAAAATATCGTGAAGATGGGAGGCGCGTATCACGGTTGGAGTGATCAGCTTGCTTACGGACTCCGTCTTCCGGGTACCAGACATTTTGAATCGCACGGAATTCCGAAACATGTTTTCAAATATACCCAAGAATTCTATCCGAACGACCTAAACGCATTGGAAAGAACCTTAAAAAGAAACCGCTGGAGAGGTGGTACTGCTGCAGTTATCCTGGAGCCGATCGGACCGGAAAGTGGAACTCGCCCGATAGATATGGACTTCAATAAAGGAGTCAGGGAACTTTGCGACAAATATGGAGCATTACTAATTTTTGATGAAGTTGTTACCGCATTCCGTATCGGTCTAAGCGGGGCGCAAGGTTACTACGGAGTTACTCCCGATCTAACCGTATTCGGTAAAGTGGTAGCCGGTGGTTATCCTTCCGCAGGAGGATTAGGTGGGAAGAAGGAATACATGAAGTATCTTTCTGCAGGACTCCAAACCGGTGTCAAAAAAGCTTTGATCGGCGGAACTATGGCAGCGAACCCTCTCAGCTCTGCTGCAGGTTATTATACTCTTTTAGAGATCGAAAAACAAAAGGCCTGTGAAAAAGCAGGAAGAGCGGGAGATAGGATCACTGCAGGTTTACAAAAACTAATTAAGAAGTATAATCTACCTTTCGTAGCATTCAATCAAGGTTCTATCTGCCACTTGGAAACCGTCGGAACCATGCTTTTAGAGATCGATATCAAAAAATTCTGGAAGATCAAATCCACGATCAAAGAAGCTCACACTCGCAAAAAAGCGATGGAAGAAATGGGAGCGGCTTACATGGCGGAAGGTATCGTTACTTTAGCAGGAAGCCGATTGTATACGAGCGCAGCCGACACGGACGCAGTCATCGACGACGCTTTAAAAAGATTCGAAAGAGTTTTCCAAAAAGTCGAAGGTGTATAA
- a CDS encoding class II aldolase/adducin family protein — MKAPDSPMDLQKFLPQLVKEGILAKNGCASVKIGKSIWITPKKSDLNTIGKKAKNALLEIPLEENQIFPKDIPDEAPQHLSLYLARPEFNVIVHSTQENVMTCSMAGETVRPFLDDMAQIVGPNAKVVPNANDEKGLKKIISAIGRRNAVYLQNAGALCAHKSLDDVHAVCMVLEKASKAFVESRILGGGKPVPWLEAEAIRFVYQRKYSKQAEKNRG; from the coding sequence ATGAAAGCGCCTGATAGCCCGATGGATCTTCAAAAATTTCTGCCTCAATTAGTGAAGGAAGGAATTTTAGCGAAGAACGGATGCGCCAGTGTTAAGATCGGAAAAAGTATCTGGATCACTCCAAAAAAATCGGATCTAAATACGATCGGCAAAAAAGCGAAGAATGCGCTTCTGGAAATTCCTTTGGAAGAAAATCAGATCTTTCCGAAAGATATCCCGGACGAAGCTCCACAACATCTTTCTCTCTATTTAGCAAGACCTGAATTCAACGTTATCGTTCATTCCACTCAGGAAAACGTGATGACATGTTCCATGGCAGGAGAGACCGTTCGCCCTTTCTTGGACGATATGGCTCAAATTGTAGGACCAAACGCAAAAGTTGTGCCTAACGCAAACGATGAAAAAGGGCTAAAAAAGATCATCTCCGCTATAGGAAGAAGGAACGCAGTGTATCTCCAAAACGCCGGAGCTCTATGCGCCCATAAAAGTTTGGATGATGTGCATGCTGTATGTATGGTTCTGGAAAAAGCAAGTAAAGCTTTCGTAGAATCTCGTATCCTAGGGGGTGGAAAACCTGTTCCTTGGTTGGAAGCGGAAGCAATCCGATTCGTATATCAAAGAAAATACTCAAAACAAGCGGAGAAAAACCGAGGATAG
- a CDS encoding class II aldolase/adducin family protein, whose amino-acid sequence MEIDKAKKIVRDTGIRLLKSGLIARTWGNISQRIDENYFAITPTGRTYEDLTPEEIVQVNIDDLTHIGKIKPSYEKGLHSAAYKLRSNIGAVIHTHQLQAAVVAAARKDVPVLNPQMKKIIGGPVLCTDYSLPGTKKLIKMAIHALDKSGSKAVLLANHGTLCVGKDMEDAFQVALELERVCQLFIEKEFLKVSGYKKGDRDSIRSWYLKNYGLVKTA is encoded by the coding sequence ATGGAAATAGATAAGGCCAAAAAAATCGTTCGAGATACCGGGATCCGACTTCTTAAGTCGGGTCTGATCGCAAGGACTTGGGGAAATATCAGCCAACGTATCGATGAAAATTATTTTGCGATCACTCCAACCGGCAGGACTTATGAAGATCTAACTCCTGAGGAGATCGTACAGGTAAACATCGACGACCTAACTCATATCGGAAAGATCAAACCTTCCTATGAAAAAGGACTCCACTCCGCAGCTTACAAACTCCGTTCGAACATTGGTGCAGTTATCCACACTCACCAGCTACAGGCAGCGGTGGTTGCAGCCGCTAGAAAGGATGTCCCTGTGTTAAATCCGCAGATGAAAAAGATCATCGGAGGTCCGGTGCTTTGTACCGACTATTCTCTTCCTGGAACCAAAAAATTGATCAAGATGGCAATCCATGCATTGGATAAATCCGGAAGTAAAGCGGTACTATTAGCAAACCACGGAACCCTTTGTGTTGGAAAAGACATGGAAGATGCATTCCAAGTCGCACTCGAATTAGAACGAGTCTGCCAGCTATTTATAGAGAAAGAATTCTTAAAAGTTTCCGGTTACAAAAAAGGAGACAGGGATTCCATTCGTTCTTGGTATCTCAAAAACTACGGATTGGTAAAAACAGCATGA
- a CDS encoding glycosyl hydrolase family 5 has protein sequence MKRIRKYIICLGAISTFACTPEKNISPELLGLLGNQPNPNSGSEYSVLESNTNVSANHNLDYINNELERKILVGDKTYNGTVDKIFLDGFGREVSFRGFNISGNVKLAQHGFKPFANDSDAETAFNRLGKTTGANMIRFTIAWEGTHPSVNTINYPYLDSIISQMRKAISKRMYILLDYHQDLYSRHLFNKNSWHTGNGAPSWIISGSSYPSEYCGIICANWSQNNLTNEAVRRGFRNFWNNASISTSSGTRYVQTEYLWQIGKTAAYIKEKLSPEEFDYIVGLDPFNEPVDGGMEGLSPAQWDNQKLWPFYRKVRETLTQNGWQNKLVFAEPLVFWNTNVGIVAPATGGGHLTTLPGEGFAFNSHFYDAGRMGTDLTGIDNATYFKYLDEIRKEARFLNIPSFLSEFGMWLKGVGAKDTPRMINAVYQAMEISDKAQNTKTRFADFYNPIVSGTQWHWDYYYDKHHEYMNGNSSKLITTKDAWNNEDFSVVGNYGTTFNMDYHVVQRAYVRKLQGRAISSHYNAIGYDTWNNVFAWAAIKTVQNGTKYFGDKRFILVVWKGRNSDAPTEIYLPPHFNKNDVVLITEKRIYNKQIPGALVQESNEAILTEDRSRENGSGNLALVWDDLDPEEDPNETIHYALLVDGLGSTFNIQTLQTLQAGLNIRLQNEKKSPIYFTGKMTYGGYPAEQ, from the coding sequence ATGAAGAGAATACGAAAATACATAATTTGCCTCGGTGCTATCAGCACTTTTGCCTGCACTCCGGAAAAAAACATCTCTCCGGAGTTACTCGGATTACTTGGGAATCAACCTAATCCGAATTCCGGATCCGAATATTCCGTTTTGGAATCAAATACGAACGTTTCCGCTAACCATAATCTGGACTATATAAACAACGAATTAGAGCGGAAGATCTTAGTTGGTGATAAAACTTATAATGGAACCGTTGATAAAATTTTCCTAGACGGTTTCGGAAGAGAAGTATCCTTCCGAGGATTTAATATTTCAGGAAATGTAAAACTTGCTCAACACGGATTTAAACCGTTTGCTAACGATTCGGATGCGGAAACTGCTTTTAACCGATTAGGCAAGACAACCGGGGCCAATATGATCCGTTTCACAATCGCGTGGGAAGGAACACATCCTTCCGTAAATACGATCAATTATCCATATTTGGACTCAATCATATCTCAAATGAGAAAAGCGATCTCTAAAAGGATGTATATTCTTTTGGATTACCACCAAGATCTTTACTCAAGACACCTTTTTAATAAAAATTCATGGCATACCGGAAACGGAGCACCTTCCTGGATTATTTCCGGAAGTTCTTATCCTTCCGAATATTGCGGCATTATATGCGCTAACTGGAGCCAGAATAATCTTACAAACGAGGCAGTCCGTAGAGGTTTCCGTAACTTCTGGAATAATGCATCCATTTCAACTTCTTCCGGTACAAGATATGTTCAAACCGAGTATCTCTGGCAAATAGGAAAGACGGCGGCCTATATTAAAGAGAAATTGAGTCCCGAAGAATTCGATTATATAGTCGGATTAGATCCGTTTAATGAGCCTGTCGACGGAGGAATGGAGGGTTTAAGTCCAGCTCAATGGGATAATCAAAAACTCTGGCCTTTTTATAGAAAGGTAAGGGAAACACTTACCCAAAATGGATGGCAGAATAAACTGGTATTCGCAGAACCTTTGGTATTTTGGAACACCAACGTAGGCATAGTAGCTCCGGCAACCGGAGGTGGACATTTAACAACCCTTCCAGGAGAAGGATTCGCATTTAACTCTCACTTTTACGATGCAGGAAGAATGGGAACGGATCTGACCGGGATAGACAATGCCACGTATTTCAAATACCTGGATGAGATCCGAAAAGAAGCTAGATTCTTGAATATTCCATCTTTCTTAAGTGAATTCGGAATGTGGTTAAAAGGTGTAGGTGCAAAAGACACTCCTAGAATGATCAATGCAGTCTACCAAGCGATGGAAATTTCCGACAAAGCCCAAAATACTAAAACTAGATTCGCGGACTTCTACAATCCGATCGTATCAGGAACCCAATGGCATTGGGATTATTATTACGATAAACATCATGAGTATATGAACGGAAACAGTTCTAAATTGATCACCACTAAAGACGCTTGGAATAACGAAGACTTCTCCGTGGTCGGAAATTATGGAACAACTTTCAATATGGATTACCATGTGGTCCAAAGAGCTTATGTAAGAAAACTCCAAGGTAGAGCGATAAGCTCTCATTATAATGCCATCGGCTACGATACATGGAATAATGTGTTCGCCTGGGCCGCGATCAAAACCGTCCAAAACGGAACAAAATATTTCGGAGATAAAAGGTTCATCTTAGTCGTTTGGAAAGGAAGGAATTCCGATGCTCCTACGGAAATTTATCTGCCTCCGCATTTTAATAAAAACGACGTCGTTCTAATAACGGAAAAACGAATCTACAACAAGCAGATCCCGGGAGCCCTAGTACAAGAATCGAACGAAGCGATCTTAACGGAAGATAGAAGTAGAGAAAACGGATCCGGAAATCTAGCATTAGTTTGGGATGATCTCGATCCGGAAGAAGATCCTAACGAGACCATACATTATGCACTTTTGGTAGATGGATTAGGCTCTACGTTCAATATCCAGACATTGCAAACTCTGCAAGCAGGCCTGAATATTCGACTCCAAAACGAAAAGAAAAGTCCTATCTACTTTACGGGCAAAATGACTTACGGCGGTTATCCTGCCGAACAGTAA
- a CDS encoding ComF family protein, translated as MRIGICKSCVRTSRNSKPSFRCNVCSSPLTNSSEICGFCDSRNIFFTKAFSLRDRNDLLAEILNKLKANNEYPVSIFLSLGIRKVLRGLRALDLDACILLPSYSGNKIFNPSLRPFLPSARLYEEAKRILKIPLIEPLLKKSPERQAGKTFSERFFHAYSAWEIKSDWKDRCPSKILLLDDVFTTGASVNEASRILRKNGTKSVYVLTYLRTSD; from the coding sequence TTGCGGATCGGTATTTGCAAAAGTTGTGTTCGGACTTCTCGGAATTCTAAACCCTCTTTCAGATGTAATGTATGCTCTTCTCCTTTGACTAATTCATCCGAAATCTGCGGTTTCTGCGATTCCAGAAATATATTCTTTACTAAGGCGTTCAGCCTCCGTGATAGAAACGATCTTTTGGCGGAAATATTGAATAAACTTAAGGCAAACAACGAATATCCAGTTTCTATTTTTCTTTCTTTAGGAATACGAAAGGTTTTAAGAGGACTTAGGGCATTAGACTTGGATGCCTGCATACTTCTTCCCAGCTATTCAGGTAACAAAATTTTCAATCCGTCCCTTAGGCCATTCTTACCTAGCGCCAGATTGTATGAAGAGGCAAAAAGAATATTAAAAATCCCTTTAATAGAACCATTGTTGAAGAAAAGCCCGGAAAGACAGGCGGGTAAAACTTTTTCGGAAAGATTCTTTCATGCGTATTCCGCCTGGGAAATCAAATCGGATTGGAAGGATCGTTGTCCTTCTAAAATTCTCTTATTGGACGATGTTTTTACTACCGGAGCGAGCGTGAACGAAGCGAGCAGGATCCTAAGGAAGAATGGTACGAAGTCGGTCTATGTTTTAACGTATCTTAGGACGTCGGATTAA
- a CDS encoding LA_0442/LA_0875 N-terminal domain-containing protein, with translation MRNGQILRGDVIQQTATTMQIKMEDGKIKQLNKKDIQRVSYKEPTVQEKKESEEKLKQQTTVVEEPPPPAPEPSKKPETDKTTSPYTIDQADRKDLEIYFGAGMGSYRPPTENYTGRMSAKINTLNGIPTQVDDSAYERGLAYSMGAIYYWKKFGFGLTANHFGGKTSERITVYGGNSFLQENKGTFPEKQNSLKLDISYLAFSNQKFDIRPSFGYSQFWGKTEDNNSTSSDYFANLLLSVTKFNYNFLEILKGPSIGVKTTIRLGEKWEDRIELHYLSLTGIQYAAAVGTASSIDGSFFDYYRSDLITTWTAKGFNFSNKLFYRWTPTISFWVGIQLFEWKYTVNSMEQRFQGLGDATSPPPIDIVFLSNFLIDATAKSTPATNRASSLEFGVMYRMNFAR, from the coding sequence ATGAGAAACGGTCAAATCTTGCGAGGAGACGTGATCCAACAAACCGCCACCACGATGCAGATCAAAATGGAAGACGGAAAGATCAAACAACTCAACAAGAAAGATATCCAAAGAGTTAGTTACAAAGAGCCAACCGTCCAAGAAAAGAAAGAGTCGGAAGAAAAATTAAAACAACAAACTACAGTTGTAGAAGAACCTCCTCCCCCAGCCCCTGAACCGAGCAAAAAACCGGAAACAGACAAAACAACTAGCCCTTATACGATCGATCAAGCAGACAGAAAGGATCTAGAGATCTACTTCGGAGCAGGAATGGGTTCTTATCGTCCTCCTACTGAAAATTATACGGGTCGTATGAGTGCAAAGATCAACACCCTAAACGGCATTCCTACTCAAGTAGACGATTCCGCCTATGAACGTGGCCTTGCTTATAGTATGGGGGCGATCTATTATTGGAAAAAATTCGGATTCGGATTAACTGCAAATCACTTCGGCGGGAAAACGTCGGAAAGAATTACTGTATATGGAGGAAATTCCTTCCTTCAGGAAAATAAAGGAACGTTTCCTGAAAAACAAAATTCTTTAAAGTTAGACATTTCTTACTTAGCCTTCAGCAATCAAAAATTTGATATAAGACCTAGTTTTGGATATTCGCAGTTTTGGGGTAAAACTGAGGATAATAACAGTACCTCTAGCGATTATTTTGCGAACTTGTTACTTTCTGTGACCAAATTTAATTATAATTTTCTGGAGATCTTGAAAGGACCTTCGATAGGGGTAAAAACAACAATTCGTTTGGGGGAGAAATGGGAGGATAGGATCGAACTTCATTATTTATCTCTGACCGGTATTCAGTACGCGGCCGCAGTTGGAACGGCAAGCTCTATAGATGGTTCTTTTTTTGATTATTACCGATCCGATCTGATTACGACTTGGACTGCAAAAGGATTCAATTTTTCGAATAAGCTATTCTATCGCTGGACTCCTACAATTTCTTTCTGGGTAGGGATCCAATTATTCGAATGGAAGTATACGGTAAATTCAATGGAACAAAGATTTCAAGGGCTAGGAGATGCGACATCTCCACCTCCAATAGACATAGTCTTCCTCAGTAATTTTTTGATAGATGCAACCGCAAAATCCACACCGGCTACTAATAGAGCGTCTTCTTTGGAGTTCGGAGTGATGTATAGAATGAATTTCGCACGATAG
- a CDS encoding TetR/AcrR family transcriptional regulator, producing MTEFISSKYNRDTFDKIPEEKRTRILSVAIAEFANRGFNNANTNIIAKKAGISVGSLYKYFDTKEDFFLTAVGYGIHQLEKTLEEVLSEDSDLFGKIERILRIIQKHSRENRDIIRLYNEITAEGNSELIRGLSSDMESVSAKVYTSLLADAKKSGSIGKEVDEKIFAFCIDNLFMILQFSYATEYYRERMKVYLGKDFDNDEKVVKGMMSFIRRALEKK from the coding sequence GTGACCGAATTTATCTCATCAAAATACAATAGGGATACTTTTGATAAGATCCCGGAAGAAAAAAGGACCAGGATACTTTCCGTAGCGATTGCAGAATTTGCGAACCGAGGGTTCAATAATGCGAACACGAATATTATCGCAAAGAAGGCCGGTATCTCCGTTGGCTCTTTGTACAAATACTTCGATACAAAAGAGGATTTTTTTCTTACAGCTGTAGGTTACGGGATACATCAGCTGGAAAAAACCTTGGAAGAAGTCCTTAGCGAAGATAGCGACCTTTTCGGTAAGATAGAAAGAATATTAAGAATTATCCAAAAACATTCCAGAGAGAATAGAGATATCATTCGTTTATACAATGAGATCACTGCCGAAGGGAATTCCGAATTGATCCGAGGACTTTCCTCGGATATGGAAAGTGTTTCCGCTAAAGTTTATACTTCTTTATTGGCGGATGCGAAAAAGTCCGGATCTATCGGGAAAGAGGTAGACGAGAAAATTTTCGCCTTTTGCATTGATAATCTTTTTATGATACTCCAATTTTCTTATGCGACCGAGTATTATCGCGAAAGAATGAAAGTATATTTGGGAAAAGATTTCGATAACGATGAGAAGGTCGTAAAAGGAATGATGTCTTTTATTCGAAGGGCGTTGGAAAAGAAGTAA